Within the Gemmatimonas aurantiaca genome, the region ACGACACCGTGGCGATGGTGGTGGCCACGCTGCGCCAGGTGACCGTGGTCGGCAGCCCGGGGTCGATCTGCACCGTGGCGGTGAGGCGCACCGTCTGCCCGGTGCCCACGCTGGCCGTGCCCGGATCGATGAGGATGTTCCGGGCCGGCTGCACCGTGATGGTGGCCGTGCCGCTCTGACGGGCATCGGCCACCGCGGTCGCGCGTATGACGGCGGTGCCGGTGCCCACCGCGGTCACCACACCCGCGGCGGACACCGTGGCCAGCGTCGGACTCTCGGAGCTCCAGGTGACCGAAGTCCCGGCGCCGTTGATCGCGTCCACCAGCGCCGTCAGGGTCTGGGTTTCGCCCACCCGCAGCGTGGCCGCGGCGGGCGTGACGCTGACGCCCCGCACGGTCGGCACCGGGGGCTCCACGACGGGTCCGTCACTCCCCCCGCCCCCACACGCCGCGAGTAACCAGAGACCGAGGGCGGCACTACCTGTGCGGAGACGGAGAGACGACATACCGGGACCGGAGAAAGAAGGCGCGGGCGGGCGCCTGCGACGGCGCCTACGATTTGGCGGAATGCTCCTGCGCGACGCTGCGCGGCGCCGTCATGGCCGCCGGATTCAGGATCTCGTCGAGCTGGGCGCGGGTGAGCAGCTCCCGTTCCAGCACGATGTCGAACACGCCCCGGCCGCTCGACAGCGCGGTCCGTGCCACGTCGGTTGCTGCTTCATAGCCAATGACGGGCACGAGGGCCGTCACGATGCCGATGGAATGTTCAACAAAGTGACGCATCCTGTCAGCGTTGGCTGTGATCCCGGTGACACATCGCTCGCGCAGCACCGCGCAGGCGTTCCGCAGCATGTCGATGCCCCGGAGCAGGCGATAGGCGATCACCGGCTCGAACGCATTGAGCTGGAGCTGTCCCGCCTCGGCCGCCATGGTCACCGTCACGTCGCCGCCGATCACGTCGAAGCAGACCTGGTTCACCACCTCGGGGATGACGGGGTTCACCTTGCCCGGCATGATGGACGAGCCCGGCTGCATGGCCGGCAGGTTGATCTCGCCGAAACCCGCCCGCGGGCCCGACGACAGGAGACGCAGGTCGTTGCAGATCTTCGACAGCTTGGTCGCCGTACGCTTGAGCACGCCGGACAGCTGCACGAAGGCGCCGGTATCGCTGGTGGCTTCCACCAGATCGGGCGCCGTGAGGACGGGCACCTCCGACACCGCCGCCAGATGTTTCGCCACCAGATCGGCGTATCCCGGCGGGGCGTTGATGCCCGTGCCGATGGCGGTGGCGCCCAGGTTGATCTCGCGGATCAGCGACTGCGCCTCGGCCAGCCGGTCCACGTCCTCGCGCAGCGTGTGCGCGAAGGCGTTGAACTCCTGTCCCAGCGTCATCGGCACCGCGTCCTGCATCTGCGTACGGCCCATCTTGAGCAGCGGCGCGAACTCCGTGCCCTTCTCCTCGAACGCATCGGCCAGCCGCGCCAGCTCGGCTCGGAACCCGGCCAGACTCCTGTGCAGCGCGATGCGCACGGCCGTGGGATAAACGTCGTTCGTGGACTGACTCAGGTTCACGTGGTCGTTCGGGCCCACGACCTGATACGTCCCCCGTGGCTCGTTGAGCAGCTCCAGCGCCCGGTTGGCGATGACTTCGTTGGCGTTCATGTTCGTCGACGTGCCCGCCCCACCCTGGATCATGTCCACCAGGAAGTGTTCGTGGTGCCGGCCGGCCTTGATCTCGCGCGCAGCCCGCACGATGACGTCGGCCACGGCGGGGTCCAGCAGCCCCAGTTCCCGATTGGTGAGCGCCGCGGCTTCCTTGACCGTGGCCAGCGCTTCGATGAGCACCGGGAATTCGCGCAGCGGAATGCCGGTGATGGGGAAGTTCTCGAGCGCCCGCAGCGTCTGGACGCCGTAGAGCGCCTCGTAGGGTACCTCCCGCTCACCCAGCAGGTCGTGCTCCAGACGCGTGCGGTGCCCGCCGAAGCCCAGGGTGCGGCCGCGGCCCACGAGCGTGGCGTCGGCGCGCCGCAGGCGGTCGGAGATGGCCCGCGCCGCGCGCGCCACGAGGGCGGCGTACAACTGCGGGGCTTCGCGCGTGATGTCGTCGAGCTGAGCGCGTGAGAGCAGCACGGCCTTGCCGGGCATGATGACCCGGGCCGTGGTGCCGTGATTGCTGTCGTCGAGCAGCAGGCCTTCTCCCACGGCCTCGCCGGGACCGAGGGTCACCAGGCGCGTGGAGCGGCCGTCGGCGGATTTCTCGATGGCCACCGCGCCGCTGATGAGAATGGCGAAGCGCTGGCGGGGTTCGCCTTCGTTGAAGATGGTCTCGTCGGCCACCAGATCGTGCGGCGTGACGTGACGGGAGAGTTTCCAGAGGTGCGCGTCGGTGAACCCGTCGAGGAAGAGGGTTTCGCGCAGCTGATCGGCAATGGCGGCCGGTGTGGTCATGGTCGAAATGGGAGGTGGGAAACGGCACTGACATTCTGACGGTCCAGCGCGA harbors:
- a CDS encoding aspartate ammonia-lyase yields the protein MTTPAAIADQLRETLFLDGFTDAHLWKLSRHVTPHDLVADETIFNEGEPRQRFAILISGAVAIEKSADGRSTRLVTLGPGEAVGEGLLLDDSNHGTTARVIMPGKAVLLSRAQLDDITREAPQLYAALVARAARAISDRLRRADATLVGRGRTLGFGGHRTRLEHDLLGEREVPYEALYGVQTLRALENFPITGIPLREFPVLIEALATVKEAAALTNRELGLLDPAVADVIVRAAREIKAGRHHEHFLVDMIQGGAGTSTNMNANEVIANRALELLNEPRGTYQVVGPNDHVNLSQSTNDVYPTAVRIALHRSLAGFRAELARLADAFEEKGTEFAPLLKMGRTQMQDAVPMTLGQEFNAFAHTLREDVDRLAEAQSLIREINLGATAIGTGINAPPGYADLVAKHLAAVSEVPVLTAPDLVEATSDTGAFVQLSGVLKRTATKLSKICNDLRLLSSGPRAGFGEINLPAMQPGSSIMPGKVNPVIPEVVNQVCFDVIGGDVTVTMAAEAGQLQLNAFEPVIAYRLLRGIDMLRNACAVLRERCVTGITANADRMRHFVEHSIGIVTALVPVIGYEAATDVARTALSSGRGVFDIVLERELLTRAQLDEILNPAAMTAPRSVAQEHSAKS